Proteins from one Acetobacteroides hydrogenigenes genomic window:
- a CDS encoding glycoside hydrolase family 125 protein — protein MAQTFPTVRVAKEQRNFSSPAIERTIEQMQSKIADKEVAWLFGNCFPNTLDRTVNFTEKNGKPNTFVITGDIHAMWLRDCTAQVWPYLPFMKEDKNLQTLIAGVINRQVECVLIDPYANAFNMNKEGSYWQRDLTDMKPELHERKWEIDGLCYVIRLSYHYWKMTGDVSHFDADWQKAMKLIVKTFKEQQRKEGKGPYKFQRETPVATDTQFGGGYGNPVKPTGMICSMFRPSDDATIYPYLVPSNCFAVVSLRQLAEMATAITKDAAFAQECKAMANEVDAAIKKYAIVNHPKYGKIYAFEVDGYGNYLMMDDANIPSLLSLPYLGYVSAKDPIYQNTRRFVWSNDNPYFFKGKAAEGIGGPHVGENMIWPMAIIMKGITSNDPKEIESCLRMLKRTHAATGFMHESFHKDDPAKFTRSWFAWVNTLFGEFLIKVEREHPEILKKQL, from the coding sequence ATGGCGCAAACCTTTCCTACGGTGCGCGTAGCCAAGGAGCAGCGCAACTTTTCGAGCCCTGCCATCGAGCGTACCATCGAGCAGATGCAGTCGAAGATTGCCGATAAGGAGGTGGCGTGGCTCTTCGGCAACTGCTTCCCCAACACGCTCGACCGTACCGTAAACTTCACCGAGAAGAACGGAAAGCCCAACACCTTCGTTATTACCGGCGATATCCACGCCATGTGGTTGAGGGATTGCACCGCGCAGGTGTGGCCTTACCTTCCCTTTATGAAGGAGGATAAGAACCTGCAAACCCTTATTGCGGGCGTCATCAACCGCCAGGTGGAATGCGTGCTGATTGACCCTTACGCCAACGCCTTCAACATGAACAAGGAGGGCAGCTACTGGCAGCGCGACCTTACCGATATGAAGCCCGAGCTGCACGAGCGTAAGTGGGAGATCGACGGGCTATGCTACGTCATCCGTCTTAGCTACCACTACTGGAAGATGACTGGCGATGTAAGCCACTTTGACGCCGACTGGCAGAAGGCGATGAAGCTTATCGTGAAGACCTTTAAGGAGCAGCAGCGTAAGGAGGGTAAGGGCCCCTACAAGTTCCAGCGCGAAACTCCCGTTGCCACCGACACCCAGTTTGGCGGCGGATACGGTAACCCCGTTAAGCCTACGGGCATGATCTGTTCCATGTTCCGTCCATCCGACGATGCCACCATCTACCCATACCTCGTGCCATCCAACTGCTTTGCCGTGGTGTCGCTACGCCAGCTGGCCGAGATGGCAACCGCCATCACCAAGGATGCCGCCTTTGCCCAGGAGTGTAAGGCGATGGCCAACGAGGTGGATGCCGCCATCAAGAAGTACGCCATCGTCAACCATCCGAAGTACGGAAAGATCTACGCCTTCGAGGTGGACGGCTACGGCAACTACCTGATGATGGACGATGCCAACATCCCATCGTTGCTGTCGCTGCCCTACCTAGGCTACGTTAGCGCAAAAGATCCGATCTACCAGAACACCCGCCGCTTTGTGTGGAGCAACGATAACCCCTACTTCTTTAAGGGTAAGGCTGCCGAGGGCATCGGCGGACCGCACGTGGGCGAAAACATGATCTGGCCAATGGCCATCATCATGAAGGGCATCACCTCCAACGACCCTAAGGAGATTGAGAGCTGCCTCCGCATGCTGAAGCGCACCCACGCCGCAACGGGCTTCATGCACGAGTCGTTCCACAAGGACGACCCCGCCAAGTTCACCCGCTCGTGGTTTGCTTGGGTAAACACCCTCTTCGGCGAATTCCTGATTAAGGTGGAGCGCGAGCACCCCGAAATCCTCAAGAAGCAGCTGTAA
- a CDS encoding MATE family efflux transporter has protein sequence MNFQQKIRQQYAKPGGIQELLFLALPMIISTSCDGIMTFTDRLFLARVDSAQMNASLGGGVSLQVLMFFFVGLIGYSTALVAQYFGANERQNSAKASFQAMLVALAAWPVILAFTPFAESFYRMMGIPAAQIGFQVEYVNILAWGSLFGLLRYALGCYFTGIGKTKIVMKATLLAMVVNVVLDYILIFGKLGFPAMEIRGAAIATISGSFCAVCVLLVAYFRKENRQEFHISQSFHFDWKIMKKLLYYGYPAGLEMFLNFMAFSAMVSLFHAKGEVVATATTIMFNWDLVSFIPLLGIEIAVTSLVGRYMGACRPQVAHRAALSAIKIGVVYSTVILFLFVLIPEVLTRVFAPSIASELFEQAVPIATLMIRIAALYVLVEALVVALVGALRGAGDTHFTMIASVASHWLFVPILYLSLNVFNFSIGLSWFLLVLFFFMFSSVLYFRFRSGRWKKIRVINEEVKEMAM, from the coding sequence ATGAATTTTCAACAAAAAATTAGACAACAGTACGCAAAACCGGGAGGAATACAGGAGCTACTTTTCTTGGCACTCCCAATGATTATATCTACCTCGTGTGACGGAATTATGACCTTCACCGATAGGCTTTTCCTTGCCCGAGTCGATTCGGCGCAGATGAACGCCTCGCTAGGAGGAGGCGTCTCGCTACAGGTGCTTATGTTCTTCTTCGTTGGGCTGATTGGCTACTCGACAGCGCTTGTTGCCCAGTATTTTGGGGCAAACGAGCGGCAGAACTCCGCAAAGGCATCGTTTCAGGCAATGCTTGTGGCGTTGGCGGCGTGGCCGGTAATCCTTGCCTTTACTCCCTTCGCCGAAAGCTTCTATAGGATGATGGGAATTCCCGCTGCTCAGATAGGTTTTCAGGTGGAGTACGTCAACATCTTAGCATGGGGCTCCCTATTTGGGCTGCTGCGCTACGCTTTGGGCTGCTACTTTACCGGAATAGGTAAAACAAAGATTGTTATGAAGGCTACCCTTTTGGCAATGGTGGTAAATGTGGTCTTAGACTACATCCTGATATTTGGTAAGCTTGGCTTTCCGGCCATGGAAATACGGGGTGCGGCCATAGCAACCATTAGCGGATCGTTTTGTGCGGTGTGCGTGCTTCTTGTTGCTTACTTTAGGAAGGAAAATCGTCAGGAGTTTCATATTTCCCAGTCGTTCCATTTCGATTGGAAGATTATGAAGAAGCTGCTCTACTACGGCTATCCTGCTGGATTGGAAATGTTCCTAAATTTTATGGCATTTTCGGCAATGGTGTCGCTTTTCCATGCTAAGGGAGAGGTTGTGGCAACCGCTACAACGATCATGTTCAACTGGGATTTGGTTTCATTTATTCCTCTACTGGGAATAGAGATTGCCGTAACCAGCTTGGTGGGTAGATATATGGGTGCTTGTAGGCCTCAGGTGGCCCATAGGGCTGCACTGTCGGCTATTAAGATTGGAGTCGTCTATTCTACGGTAATTCTCTTCCTCTTTGTTTTGATTCCAGAAGTGCTTACGCGGGTATTTGCACCTAGTATTGCTTCGGAGCTATTTGAGCAGGCCGTGCCAATAGCAACGTTGATGATACGAATAGCAGCCTTATACGTTTTGGTGGAAGCGCTAGTGGTTGCGCTGGTTGGCGCATTACGTGGAGCCGGAGATACGCATTTTACCATGATAGCATCTGTTGCATCGCATTGGCTATTTGTTCCGATCCTGTACCTGTCGCTCAACGTCTTTAACTTTTCGATAGGGCTTAGCTGGTTCCTGCTGGTGCTCTTCTTCTTTATGTTTAGCTCTGTTCTCTACTTCCGATTCCGTAGCGGGAGGTGGAAGAAGATAAGGGTTATCAACGAGGAGGTTAAGGAGATGGCTATGTAG
- a CDS encoding DUF6261 family protein yields MIEPHSFQAMRITEKGAFADKVLAKANPYGEKDTELKPLIEEATSKNQIFSKAMQKLSLAAITKLMNEDDDQRDSGIGNLESYALSCSKRKDPVWAKAGQEVVNALKAVGWDMNYRGNQDETKLIDIFLEQIEAQPTLKQALATISAQGWIDEIREGQTNYKLHDAQREAAEKPGSSITSREAARDLGFAIDKLFRYINFQIEFKGSATYATLADEINKTIAAYRATIRQRATRAENDEKENL; encoded by the coding sequence ATGATAGAACCACATTCATTTCAGGCGATGCGCATTACCGAGAAGGGCGCATTCGCCGATAAAGTGCTAGCTAAAGCTAACCCCTACGGCGAAAAGGATACCGAGCTAAAGCCCCTTATCGAGGAGGCCACCAGTAAAAACCAAATTTTCAGCAAGGCCATGCAGAAGCTGAGCTTGGCGGCCATCACCAAGCTCATGAACGAGGACGATGACCAGCGCGACAGCGGCATCGGCAACCTGGAGAGCTACGCCCTGAGCTGCTCCAAGCGCAAAGATCCCGTTTGGGCGAAAGCCGGGCAGGAGGTAGTAAACGCCCTTAAGGCCGTTGGCTGGGATATGAACTACCGGGGTAACCAGGATGAGACCAAGCTTATTGACATCTTCCTGGAGCAGATTGAGGCGCAGCCAACTCTAAAGCAGGCCCTTGCCACCATCAGCGCGCAGGGCTGGATCGACGAGATCCGCGAGGGGCAAACCAACTACAAGCTGCACGATGCCCAGCGCGAGGCGGCCGAAAAGCCCGGCAGCAGCATAACCTCGAGGGAGGCCGCACGCGACCTAGGCTTCGCCATCGACAAGCTGTTCCGCTACATAAACTTCCAGATCGAGTTTAAGGGGAGCGCCACCTACGCCACCCTTGCCGACGAGATCAACAAAACAATTGCGGCGTATCGGGCCACCATCAGGCAGCGCGCCACCCGCGCCGAAAACGACGAGAAAGAGAATTTGTAG
- a CDS encoding Kelch repeat-containing protein, giving the protein MRRLALFLMVFSLLFVSCEKDEGDKGCVKNIAFSTSSSFVGVTGILTEATKYKYLVISETPNVSEATGVVYCDSAGVSANFFIRASNLYSNTKYYLKVFYRDASGKTIYSPEYTVNTDNSTAATTFNSVVKLDTLIGGRACHLLKYSFKTISDLRNAEFGVCYSKATDPGTAPVPTVSDKVIKGTLGKDGIVTCDISEVNFNEMENVRPYFKNSKETVYGSVFTYSKPSWLPYMVLSGSYSFNLGAISYKGKGYVFSGGGSSDMWSFSPAGMTWSKEVSIKDIFSIDGNPYEIFTIKAAPISNGFLFFSNGLLTVNRTDYVAVYSNCIYSYNTTSKAYTQILPNGLPDVVFKYSKRCDGFGINGQPYVAIYGGSVSNEELSRGTYIYAYDEVSRTFKEVTANSERTGVKDAAFFAVGNMVFMGAGSYSVFETLTTDFWSYNVSTKVWTRLKDAPISKFVKSFVYKNRCFAIGSDNNLYEYGVGNDSWTIVEKIPYTIDAVMPIDDGLYLLNGNRILKNVSL; this is encoded by the coding sequence ATGAGAAGGCTGGCTCTCTTTTTAATGGTTTTTTCCCTGCTTTTTGTTTCCTGCGAGAAGGATGAAGGGGATAAAGGGTGTGTAAAGAATATCGCGTTTTCAACATCTAGCTCCTTTGTTGGTGTTACCGGTATCCTTACTGAGGCAACCAAGTATAAGTACCTTGTTATTAGCGAAACCCCTAACGTTTCGGAGGCTACTGGCGTTGTTTACTGCGATTCAGCGGGTGTGTCTGCAAATTTCTTCATTAGGGCTTCTAATCTATACTCCAACACCAAGTACTACCTTAAGGTGTTCTATCGCGATGCCAGCGGGAAAACTATTTATAGCCCAGAGTATACTGTTAATACAGATAACAGCACAGCCGCTACAACATTTAATTCGGTGGTAAAACTAGATACGCTGATAGGTGGGAGAGCTTGTCATCTGTTAAAGTACTCCTTTAAAACGATTAGCGATTTAAGAAATGCTGAGTTTGGCGTATGCTACTCTAAGGCGACGGATCCAGGAACAGCTCCTGTTCCCACCGTTAGCGATAAGGTGATAAAGGGTACGCTTGGTAAGGACGGAATCGTTACTTGCGACATCTCGGAGGTAAACTTTAATGAGATGGAAAATGTTCGCCCCTACTTTAAGAACTCGAAGGAAACGGTTTACGGTTCTGTTTTTACCTACTCTAAACCTTCATGGTTACCCTATATGGTATTATCTGGTAGCTACTCTTTCAATTTAGGAGCCATCTCGTACAAGGGGAAAGGATACGTATTTTCAGGAGGGGGCTCTAGTGATATGTGGAGCTTTAGTCCAGCTGGCATGACGTGGAGTAAGGAGGTTTCTATTAAAGACATTTTCTCAATAGATGGCAACCCCTACGAAATTTTCACCATTAAGGCTGCACCCATTTCTAATGGATTCCTATTCTTTTCTAACGGATTGCTAACCGTTAATAGGACGGATTATGTAGCTGTATACTCTAATTGCATCTATTCCTACAACACGACAAGTAAAGCTTACACCCAAATTCTTCCCAATGGGCTTCCTGATGTCGTTTTCAAATACTCCAAGCGCTGCGATGGTTTTGGCATAAATGGGCAGCCATACGTAGCAATTTATGGAGGATCTGTTAGCAACGAAGAGCTTTCGAGGGGTACGTATATTTATGCGTATGATGAGGTTTCGCGGACGTTTAAGGAGGTAACGGCAAATAGTGAGCGTACGGGCGTTAAAGATGCTGCTTTTTTTGCAGTCGGTAACATGGTGTTTATGGGTGCTGGGAGCTACTCTGTTTTCGAGACATTAACAACCGATTTTTGGTCGTACAACGTAAGCACAAAGGTGTGGACACGGCTGAAGGATGCGCCAATTTCAAAGTTCGTAAAGTCGTTTGTTTACAAGAACAGGTGCTTTGCTATCGGTTCCGATAATAACCTGTACGAGTACGGCGTAGGCAACGATTCGTGGACGATAGTTGAAAAAATCCCGTACACCATTGATGCGGTAATGCCGATTGACGATGGCCTATACCTTTTGAACGGGAACCGAATTTTGAAGAATGTATCCCTTTAG
- a CDS encoding RNA polymerase sigma factor, with amino-acid sequence MENDKQLFEKLFRANRDRVFRLCCLYTGDTDQRKDLMQDIFIRVWENLSSYRGEAAMSTWIYRIALNTCLTHVRSLKRGLQTRLMPDGFDVLETEPPAGTEPSIEHLIRCINLLEPSERTIIGLYLEDLPQREIADILGISEANVRVKIHRIKQRLSEIAAEQFPQIRQAAV; translated from the coding sequence ATGGAAAACGACAAACAGCTCTTCGAAAAGCTCTTTCGGGCCAATCGCGACCGGGTTTTCCGTCTTTGCTGCCTCTACACGGGCGATACCGATCAGCGCAAGGATCTGATGCAGGATATCTTCATCCGTGTATGGGAAAACCTCAGTTCCTATAGGGGCGAGGCTGCCATGAGCACTTGGATCTACCGCATTGCGCTGAATACTTGCCTAACTCACGTCCGTAGCCTTAAACGGGGATTGCAAACTCGATTGATGCCCGATGGCTTCGATGTTTTAGAAACAGAGCCACCTGCTGGTACAGAGCCCAGCATCGAGCATCTGATCCGTTGCATTAACCTTCTGGAACCCTCCGAACGAACCATTATTGGCCTATACCTCGAGGATTTGCCTCAGCGGGAGATTGCCGATATCCTAGGTATCTCCGAAGCCAATGTTAGGGTGAAGATTCACCGCATTAAGCAGCGCCTAAGCGAAATAGCAGCTGAACAATTTCCCCAAATAAGGCAAGCTGCGGTATAA